In Larimichthys crocea isolate SSNF chromosome VI, L_crocea_2.0, whole genome shotgun sequence, one genomic interval encodes:
- the zmynd10 gene encoding zinc finger MYND domain-containing protein 10 isoform X1 has translation MDTSVILPVEAEGFVQSLETFSLRDVGSARWFRQHEYIEKLNMQAILSASAVHDEFVKELLVSYGKIPVLVHEMILVEVWKQKVFPILCQLQDFNPKNTFNLYMVIHHEATIINLLETIMFHKESCEAAYDSVLDLVDYCHRKLTLLASKATRGDVTTHDQRRETEKAVVSSIEELQTQNAALEFEISLKAVSVLRYITDHTESISVINRLLCTHNVPCVLVQLIDCCPWSRCREGQVEKYINSRWQKIPVEDRLKMTKLDGQVWISLYNLLLKEDCQRKYDFNSFNKSQLLKLRSFLTEVLIDQLPNLVDLQRYLAHLAVTDPGPPKKELILEQIPEMWNHIVRENSGKWKAIAKYQVKETFNPSESELRLQAQRLAQTYNLNVMESLLPEKPKCGSCGKEAAKRCSRCQGEWYCHRECQVKHWPKHKKACQLMGTEASETIQRDQTINS, from the exons ATGGACACGTCGGTGATTCTGCCTGTCGAGGCTGAAGGTTTTGTTCAAAGTCTGGAAACTTTCTCCCTCAGGGATGTGGGCTCTGCCAG GTGGTTCAGACAGCATGAGTACATCGAGAAACTTAACATGCAGGCGATACTGAGTGCTTCTGCCGTGCATGATGAGTTTGTCAAAGAGCTCCTGGTATCATACGGAAAG ATACCTGTTCTGGTCCATGAAATGATCCTTGTCGAAGTGTGGAAGCAAAAAGTGTTCCCCATCTTATGTCAGCTGCAGGATTTTAATCCCAAGAACACATTTAATCTTTACATGGTG ATCCACCATGAAGCCACGATCATAAACCTGCTTGAAACGATAATGTTTCATAAG GAGTCATGTGAGGCAGCCTATGACTCTGTCCTCGACTTGGTGGATTACTGCCATCGCAAGCTCACCCTGCTGGCCAGCAAAGCGACCAGGGGGGACGTAACAACTCATGACCAgcgcagagaaacagagaaagcagTTGTATCCTCTATAGAG GAGCTGCAGACGCAGAATGCTGCACTGGAGTTTGAAATCTCCCTGAAGGCCGTCTCTGTCTTGCGCTACATCACAGATCACACCGAGAG caTCAGCGTTATCAATCGCTTGCTATGCACCCATAACGTGCCTTGCGTACTGGTTCAGCTGATTGACTGCTGCCCTTGGAGTCGCTGCAGGGAAG GTCAGGTGGAAAAGTACATAAATAGCAGATGGCAGAAGATTCCTGTTGAGGACCGTTTAAAGATGACAAAACTAGACGGTCAGGTCTGGATTTCCCTTTACAACCTGCTGTTAAAGGAGGACTGCCAAAGAAAATATGACTTCAACAGTTTCAACAAGAGCCAGCTTCTAAAG CTCCGGAGTTTCTTGACAGAGGTGTTGATTGATCAGCTGCCAAATCTGGTGGACCTGCAGCGTTACCTGGCTCATCTTGCTGTTACAGACCCAGGCCCTCCAAAAAAAGAGCTAATTTTGGAacag ATCCCGGAAATGTGGAACCACATTGTGAGAGAAAATTCTGGGAAGTGGAAGGCAATAGCAAAGTATCAAGTCAAAGAAACGTTCAACCCATCTGAAAGTGAGCTGAGGCTACAGGCACAGAG gttGGCCCAGACGTACAACTTGAATGTGATGGAGAGTTTACTTCCCGAGAAGCCAAAGTGTGGATCCTGTGGGAAAGAGGCTGCAAAGAGATGTTCTCGATGTCAGGGAGAATGGTACTGTCACAG AGAATGTCAGGTGAAGCACTGGCCTAAACACAAGAAAGCCTGCCAGCTTATGGGTACAGAGGCCTCAGAGACGATCCAGAGGGACCAGACCATCAACAGCTAA
- the zmynd10 gene encoding zinc finger MYND domain-containing protein 10 isoform X2, with product MILVEVWKQKVFPILCQLQDFNPKNTFNLYMVIHHEATIINLLETIMFHKESCEAAYDSVLDLVDYCHRKLTLLASKATRGDVTTHDQRRETEKAVVSSIEELQTQNAALEFEISLKAVSVLRYITDHTESISVINRLLCTHNVPCVLVQLIDCCPWSRCREGQVEKYINSRWQKIPVEDRLKMTKLDGQVWISLYNLLLKEDCQRKYDFNSFNKSQLLKLRSFLTEVLIDQLPNLVDLQRYLAHLAVTDPGPPKKELILEQIPEMWNHIVRENSGKWKAIAKYQVKETFNPSESELRLQAQRLAQTYNLNVMESLLPEKPKCGSCGKEAAKRCSRCQGEWYCHRECQVKHWPKHKKACQLMGTEASETIQRDQTINS from the exons ATGATCCTTGTCGAAGTGTGGAAGCAAAAAGTGTTCCCCATCTTATGTCAGCTGCAGGATTTTAATCCCAAGAACACATTTAATCTTTACATGGTG ATCCACCATGAAGCCACGATCATAAACCTGCTTGAAACGATAATGTTTCATAAG GAGTCATGTGAGGCAGCCTATGACTCTGTCCTCGACTTGGTGGATTACTGCCATCGCAAGCTCACCCTGCTGGCCAGCAAAGCGACCAGGGGGGACGTAACAACTCATGACCAgcgcagagaaacagagaaagcagTTGTATCCTCTATAGAG GAGCTGCAGACGCAGAATGCTGCACTGGAGTTTGAAATCTCCCTGAAGGCCGTCTCTGTCTTGCGCTACATCACAGATCACACCGAGAG caTCAGCGTTATCAATCGCTTGCTATGCACCCATAACGTGCCTTGCGTACTGGTTCAGCTGATTGACTGCTGCCCTTGGAGTCGCTGCAGGGAAG GTCAGGTGGAAAAGTACATAAATAGCAGATGGCAGAAGATTCCTGTTGAGGACCGTTTAAAGATGACAAAACTAGACGGTCAGGTCTGGATTTCCCTTTACAACCTGCTGTTAAAGGAGGACTGCCAAAGAAAATATGACTTCAACAGTTTCAACAAGAGCCAGCTTCTAAAG CTCCGGAGTTTCTTGACAGAGGTGTTGATTGATCAGCTGCCAAATCTGGTGGACCTGCAGCGTTACCTGGCTCATCTTGCTGTTACAGACCCAGGCCCTCCAAAAAAAGAGCTAATTTTGGAacag ATCCCGGAAATGTGGAACCACATTGTGAGAGAAAATTCTGGGAAGTGGAAGGCAATAGCAAAGTATCAAGTCAAAGAAACGTTCAACCCATCTGAAAGTGAGCTGAGGCTACAGGCACAGAG gttGGCCCAGACGTACAACTTGAATGTGATGGAGAGTTTACTTCCCGAGAAGCCAAAGTGTGGATCCTGTGGGAAAGAGGCTGCAAAGAGATGTTCTCGATGTCAGGGAGAATGGTACTGTCACAG AGAATGTCAGGTGAAGCACTGGCCTAAACACAAGAAAGCCTGCCAGCTTATGGGTACAGAGGCCTCAGAGACGATCCAGAGGGACCAGACCATCAACAGCTAA
- the nprl2 gene encoding GATOR1 complex protein NPRL2 — translation MGMDNRIECIFFSEFHPTLGPKITYQVPEEYISRELFDTVQVYIITKPELQNKLITVTAMGKKLIGCPVCIEHKKYSRNALLFNLGLVCDAQTNTCALEPIVKKLSGYLTTLELESGFISNEESKQKLLPIMSTLLEELNATGACTLPIDDSNTIHLKLIQLRKDPPIVQEYDVPVFTLCKDHFIKSQWDLTTQQILPYIDGFRHIQKISAEADVELNLVRIAVQNLLYYGVVTLVSIFQYSNVYCTTPKVQSLMDDKSIQEECLSYVTKQGQKRASLRDVFQLYCGLSPGTTVRDLCSRYSQQLQRVDERRLIQFGLMKSLIRRLQKYPVKVIRDERSRLPRLYTGCHSYDEICCKTGISYQELDERLENDPNIVVCWK, via the exons ATGGGCATGGACAACCGTATAGAGTGCATATTCTTCAGTGAGTTTCACCCCACGCTGGGTCCGAAGATAACATATCAG GTCCCAGAGGAATACATTTCACGGGAGCTCTTTGACACAGTTCAAGTTTATATCATCACCAAGCCAGAGCTGCAGAACAAATTGATAACAGT cACTGCCATGGGAAAGAAGTTAATCGGGTGTCCTGTGTGCATTGAACATAAAAAGTACAGCCGAAACGCTCTCCTGTTTAACCTCGGCCTCGTTTGTGACGCCCAGACGAACACGTGTGCCCTTGAGCCGATTGTCAAGAAGCTGTCTGGGTACCTCACAACTCTGGAG CTGGAGAGTGGCTTTATATCAAACGAGGAGAGCAAGCAGAAACTTTTACCCATCATGTCGACCCTGTTGGAAGAACTTAATGCCACAGGAGCCTGCACATTACCTATTg ATGATTCCAACACGATCCACCTGAAGCTGATCCAACTGCGAAAGGATCCTCCGATCGTGCAGGAGTATGATGTGCCCGTCTTCACGCTGTGCAAAGACCATTTTATCAAATCTCAGTGGGATCTCACTACTCAACAG ATCCTGCCCTACATTGATGGATTTAGACACATCCAAAAAATCTCTGCTGAGGCGGACGTAGAGCTGAATCTGGTCCGCATCGCTGTGCAGAATCTCTT GTATTATGGTGTTGTGACCTTGGTGTCTATATTCCAG TATTCCAACGTGTACTGCACCACCCCCAAAGTCCAGAGCCTCATGGATGACAAGTCCATCCAGGAGGAGTGCCTCAGCTACGTCACCAAGCAGG GTCAGAAGCGTGCCAGTCTGCGAGATGTGTTCCAGCTGTACTGCGGCCTGAGTCCAGGAACCACAGTGCGGGACCTTTGTTCTCGCTACTCACAGCAGCTTCAAAGGGTTGACGAAAG GAGGTTGATCCAGTTTGGACTGATGAAGTCTCTTATTCGACGGCTGCAGAAATATCCGGTGAAGGTCATCCGTGATGAGAGGAGCAGGCTGCCTCGACTCTACACCGGTTGTCATAGTTATGATGAGATCTGCTGCAAAACAG GTATCAGTTACCAGGAGTTGGACGAACGTTTGGAAAATGATCCCAACATCGTTGTGTGCTGGAAATGA